One genomic region from Anabaena sp. PCC 7108 encodes:
- the uvrA gene encoding excinuclease ABC subunit UvrA produces the protein MSENLATSLNGSLPYPNNSQNTIRIRGARQHNLKNIDLELPRDRLIVFTGVSGSGKSSLAFDTIFAEGQRRYVESLSAYARQFLGQLDKPDVEAIEGLSPAISIDQKSTSHNPRSTVGTVTEIYDYLRLLFGRAGEPHCPLCDRCIAPQTIDQMCDRIMELSDRTRFQILAPVVRGKKGTHRKLISSLAAQGFVRLRVNGEVRELSDSIELDKNITHTIELVIDRLVKKAGIQERLVDSLSTCLKQSHGIAIIEVLKDTSDNLALERSDSKYIVTGAENQGISEQESPVEMVFSENFACPEHGAVMEELSPRLFSFNSPYGACPHCHGIGTLKRFSHELVVPNPDSPMYAAIAPWSEKENSYYLELLYSLGQTYGFELQTQWGKLTPEQQKIVLYGEDDHKNPEGKKQNFKGVIPILQRQYEGGTELVKQKLEEYLIDQPCEVCGGKRLKPEALAVKLGQYGILDLTSVSIRECRERVENLELSSRQTQIADLVLREVKARLQFLLDVGLDYLTLDRPAMTLSGGEAQRIRLATQIGSGLTGVLYVLDEPSIGLHQRDNGRLLKTLTKLRDLGNTLIVVEHDEETIRAANYIVDIGPGAGIHGGNIISQGSLENLLNAEASLTGAYLSGRRVIHTPAERREGNGRTLTIRNARRNNLQNIDVEIPLGKLVSVTGVSGSGKSTLINELLYPALQHHLLKKAPLPKDIDEIKGLNSVDKAIVIDQSPIGRTPRSNPATYTGVFDIIRDVFSQTIEAKTRGYKPGQFSFNVKGGRCEACSGQGVNVIEMNFLPDVYVQCEICKGARYNRETLQVKYKDKSISDVLNMTVEEALDFCQNIPKAVTRLQTLVDVGLGYVQLGQPATTLSGGEAQRVKLATELSRRATGKTLYLIDEPTTGLSFYDVHKLLDVLQRLVDKGNSILVIEHNLDVIRCSDWVIDLGPEGGDKGGEIIAVGTPEEVAKNQRSYTGQYLQEVLKQYPPSKF, from the coding sequence ATGTCAGAAAACCTAGCAACATCTTTAAACGGTAGTCTTCCATACCCAAACAACAGCCAGAATACTATTCGCATTCGGGGTGCTAGGCAGCATAATCTGAAAAATATTGATTTGGAGTTGCCACGCGATCGCTTGATTGTCTTTACTGGCGTTTCTGGTTCGGGTAAATCTTCTTTGGCGTTTGATACCATTTTCGCGGAAGGACAGCGGCGTTATGTGGAATCTCTCAGCGCCTATGCCAGGCAATTTTTGGGTCAGTTGGATAAACCGGATGTGGAAGCAATTGAAGGTTTAAGTCCGGCAATTTCCATTGACCAAAAATCAACTTCCCATAATCCTCGTTCTACTGTGGGGACGGTGACGGAAATTTATGATTATCTGCGATTGTTGTTTGGTCGGGCTGGTGAACCTCATTGTCCGCTGTGCGATCGCTGTATTGCTCCCCAAACCATTGACCAAATGTGTGATCGGATTATGGAATTGAGCGATCGCACCCGGTTCCAAATTCTCGCTCCTGTTGTCCGGGGTAAAAAGGGGACTCACCGCAAACTCATATCCAGTTTAGCAGCCCAAGGATTTGTAAGGCTGAGGGTAAATGGAGAGGTGCGAGAGCTATCAGATTCCATCGAGTTGGATAAAAATATCACACATACTATAGAACTGGTTATTGACCGTTTAGTTAAAAAAGCTGGAATACAAGAGCGTTTAGTCGATTCTCTTTCTACCTGTCTTAAGCAATCTCACGGAATTGCTATAATTGAAGTATTAAAAGACACATCTGATAACTTAGCGCTGGAGCGGTCTGATAGTAAGTATATAGTAACTGGGGCAGAAAATCAAGGTATTTCAGAACAAGAATCACCTGTAGAAATGGTGTTTTCAGAAAACTTTGCTTGTCCAGAACATGGTGCAGTAATGGAAGAATTATCACCACGTTTATTTTCTTTTAATTCACCTTATGGTGCTTGTCCCCACTGTCATGGTATCGGCACCTTAAAAAGGTTTTCCCACGAATTGGTCGTACCTAACCCCGATTCACCCATGTATGCGGCAATTGCCCCTTGGTCAGAAAAGGAAAACTCCTACTATTTGGAGTTGCTTTATAGTCTGGGACAGACTTATGGGTTTGAATTGCAGACACAATGGGGTAAATTGACACCGGAACAGCAAAAAATTGTTTTGTACGGGGAAGATGATCACAAAAACCCAGAAGGGAAAAAGCAGAATTTTAAAGGTGTCATTCCCATTTTGCAACGGCAATATGAAGGCGGAACCGAGTTAGTTAAACAGAAGTTGGAAGAATATTTAATTGACCAACCTTGTGAAGTTTGTGGAGGGAAAAGATTAAAACCGGAAGCCTTAGCTGTGAAGTTGGGACAATATGGAATTTTAGATTTAACTAGCGTATCAATTCGAGAATGTCGGGAAAGGGTAGAAAATTTAGAATTGAGTTCGCGCCAAACCCAAATTGCTGATTTAGTTCTCAGAGAAGTTAAAGCCAGATTACAATTTTTATTAGATGTCGGCTTAGATTATCTCACTTTAGATCGTCCCGCTATGACATTATCCGGTGGGGAAGCTCAACGCATTCGTCTAGCGACACAAATCGGTTCAGGACTAACAGGAGTTCTTTATGTTTTAGATGAACCCAGCATTGGTTTACATCAAAGAGATAACGGACGCTTACTGAAAACTTTAACCAAATTACGCGATTTAGGAAATACCTTAATAGTCGTTGAACATGACGAAGAAACTATTCGCGCTGCTAACTACATAGTTGATATCGGTCCCGGTGCCGGAATTCACGGGGGAAATATTATTTCTCAAGGAAGTTTAGAGAATTTATTAAATGCTGAAGCTTCTTTGACCGGTGCTTACCTATCAGGTAGAAGAGTTATTCACACTCCAGCAGAACGAAGAGAAGGAAACGGACGGACTTTAACTATTAGAAATGCTCGTCGCAACAACTTACAAAATATTGATGTCGAAATTCCCTTGGGGAAACTTGTCTCTGTCACTGGTGTTTCTGGTTCGGGAAAATCTACCTTAATTAACGAATTACTTTATCCAGCTTTACAACATCATTTACTCAAAAAAGCGCCTTTACCTAAAGATATCGATGAAATTAAGGGTTTAAATTCCGTTGATAAAGCCATCGTTATCGACCAATCACCTATTGGGAGAACTCCCCGTTCTAACCCCGCAACTTACACAGGGGTTTTCGATATTATCCGCGATGTCTTCTCCCAAACCATCGAAGCCAAAACCAGAGGTTATAAACCCGGACAATTTTCTTTCAACGTTAAAGGTGGACGTTGCGAAGCTTGTAGCGGACAAGGTGTGAATGTCATTGAAATGAACTTTCTTCCTGACGTTTACGTCCAATGTGAAATTTGTAAAGGTGCGAGATATAACCGGGAAACCTTACAAGTTAAATATAAGGATAAATCAATTTCTGATGTTCTCAACATGACGGTTGAAGAAGCATTAGATTTTTGTCAAAACATTCCCAAAGCAGTAACTAGATTACAAACTTTAGTTGATGTTGGTTTAGGTTATGTACAGTTAGGACAACCAGCCACAACATTATCTGGTGGAGAAGCCCAACGAGTGAAATTAGCAACAGAATTATCTCGACGTGCCACAGGGAAAACACTTTATTTAATAGATGAACCGACCACAGGTTTATCTTTTTATGATGTCCACAAATTATTAGATGTTTTACAAAGATTGGTGGATAAAGGAAATTCGATTTTAGTAATTGAACATAATTTAGATGTGATTCGTTGTTCTGACTGGGTAATAGATTTGGGACCAGAAGGTGGCGATAAAGGAGGAGAAATAATCGCAGTAGGAACGCCAGAAGAAGTGGCGAAGAATCAGCGGTCTTATACTGGGCAGTATTTGCAGGAAGTGTTGAAACAATATCCACCATCTAAATTCTGA
- a CDS encoding SagB/ThcOx family dehydrogenase yields the protein MYKANEPLELALLYHLNSPVPKSYVKRVLATELRYMPDAAFLELPKAPQDNPLREILARRSSVRSFENTIMPLISLAQLLDAGCGINGLRQVDNQFYEGRNSPSAGGLYPIEMFVSTQAVESLADGLYHYEPRGHGLHWVSDAVLADFVEPLLQQDYFVNANALFIFTSVFMRSMCKYGARGYRFALLESGHQAENICLMAGQLELGSLCIGGFHDMSLNSILGIDGKHHAALYCVAVGTYKRREQGTGNREQ from the coding sequence ATGTATAAAGCCAATGAACCACTAGAGTTAGCTCTTTTATATCATTTAAATTCTCCAGTTCCTAAAAGTTATGTTAAACGTGTTCTGGCTACTGAACTGCGGTATATGCCGGATGCTGCTTTTCTGGAACTACCAAAAGCACCACAAGATAACCCGCTCAGAGAAATTTTGGCACGACGTTCTTCTGTGCGATCTTTTGAAAATACAATTATGCCGCTGATCTCATTAGCTCAATTACTTGATGCCGGATGTGGAATTAATGGTTTGCGTCAAGTAGATAATCAATTTTATGAAGGTCGCAATTCCCCATCCGCAGGAGGACTTTATCCCATTGAGATGTTCGTATCTACTCAAGCTGTAGAAAGTCTAGCTGACGGATTATATCACTATGAACCTCGCGGTCATGGGCTACATTGGGTCAGTGATGCTGTTCTGGCGGATTTTGTAGAACCTTTGTTACAGCAAGATTATTTTGTGAATGCAAATGCTTTATTTATATTCACATCTGTTTTCATGCGTTCAATGTGTAAATATGGTGCGCGTGGTTATCGTTTTGCGCTGTTGGAATCTGGTCATCAAGCAGAAAATATATGTCTAATGGCTGGGCAATTAGAACTAGGCAGTCTTTGTATAGGTGGATTTCATGACATGAGTTTGAATAGCATTTTAGGTATTGATGGAAAACACCATGCTGCCCTTTATTGTGTTGCTGTGGGTACTTACAAAAGAAGGGAACAGGGAACAGGGAACAGGGAACAGTGA
- a CDS encoding YcaO-like family protein: MNTAIASPRWRDLVSPHTGIIRAIDRFTKPYTEFDFPVLWQAELANFHLRKQQDDLRYGVGRGMTDEQAIFGAIGEAIERYCGGIVDDRQLIVSSYEELGNCAVPTSVFSSFSDQQYSDQNFPFPAFDSATQTSWINALALASNQQVLVPAFLVYLDWEGNQPGDHILPVTTNGMASGPSLEFAAYRGFCELIERDAFIITWLNRLPARRIYFDHRPGIETEIARHYSRFGIELVTFDFTTDIQVPVVMAMLIDHSGKSPAVATGLGCHLDGATAVHKAIFEVCQARFGDIESMAKGAGTNLHQYSDVKDLEDHNAFFYSTARLGELDFLFNHDQCVKVEDLPTYKCESEVDKLQSVIARLHSVGAEPYLVEITTPDIASLGFQVVRTLASELVPIYFGYGQEPLGLRRLFEVPERLGYGGRRTKADLNPCPHPMA, from the coding sequence GTGAATACAGCGATTGCTAGTCCTCGCTGGCGTGATTTAGTTAGCCCCCATACTGGAATTATCCGAGCCATAGATAGATTTACCAAACCTTATACAGAGTTCGATTTCCCGGTTTTGTGGCAAGCCGAATTAGCAAATTTCCACCTTCGCAAACAGCAGGATGATTTACGCTACGGTGTCGGTAGGGGCATGACTGATGAACAAGCAATTTTTGGGGCTATTGGCGAAGCGATAGAGAGATATTGCGGCGGTATTGTAGATGATCGGCAACTGATTGTTAGTAGTTATGAAGAATTGGGCAATTGTGCCGTCCCTACTTCAGTTTTTTCTTCCTTTTCTGATCAACAATATTCTGACCAAAATTTCCCTTTTCCAGCTTTCGATTCAGCAACGCAGACTTCGTGGATTAATGCCCTGGCTTTAGCCAGCAACCAACAGGTTTTAGTCCCTGCATTTTTGGTTTATTTGGACTGGGAGGGTAATCAACCAGGAGATCATATTTTACCTGTCACTACTAATGGCATGGCTAGTGGACCTTCTCTAGAATTTGCTGCTTACCGTGGCTTCTGTGAATTAATTGAGCGTGATGCTTTCATCATTACCTGGTTAAATCGTCTACCGGCTCGGCGGATTTATTTTGACCACCGACCAGGAATTGAAACAGAAATTGCCCGCCATTACTCCAGATTTGGCATTGAGTTAGTTACCTTCGATTTCACTACTGATATTCAAGTCCCAGTTGTCATGGCTATGTTAATAGATCATTCGGGCAAAAGTCCAGCTGTTGCTACTGGTTTGGGATGCCATCTTGATGGAGCAACGGCTGTTCATAAGGCGATATTTGAAGTTTGTCAAGCCCGCTTTGGTGACATAGAAAGTATGGCTAAGGGCGCTGGGACTAATCTCCATCAATATAGTGATGTTAAAGATTTAGAGGATCACAATGCTTTTTTCTATTCAACTGCTCGACTTGGGGAATTGGATTTCTTATTTAACCATGACCAATGTGTAAAAGTCGAAGATTTACCAACTTATAAGTGTGAGTCTGAAGTAGATAAATTGCAATCAGTAATTGCTAGATTACATTCGGTTGGTGCTGAACCCTATTTAGTGGAGATTACAACTCCTGATATCGCGTCCCTTGGTTTTCAAGTAGTGCGAACTTTGGCTAGTGAACTAGTCCCTATCTATTTTGGATATGGACAAGAACCTCTGGGGTTGAGGCGTTTGTTCGAGGTTCCAGAACGGTTGGGTTATGGTGGCCGACGTACCAAAGCTGACCTAAATCCCTGCCCCCATCCTATGGCTTAA
- a CDS encoding TOMM precursor leader peptide-binding protein gives MKLNDSKRLRLLEHVVINVMPSNCNGEESMIFNTTRRTLTVKGQALHDVESIVLPLLDGFRTIEEIRAAVGEKLTDSSLNQCLEFLMENRLVEELMEEKIDLDRRAYLLPQISLYHELGFDQKDVQKHLANARIAVFGLGGSGLITAINLATAGIGFLRLCDDAYTISSDSLMMSSGAFRSVEAGRQIESIGGVTQTEIFTDALTDDETINALLDDVNLVIVATDAVSVNLAYRLNRLCLKMQRPLLPGGAAGVEGTVGPLVFSQDGPCYLCYRMRSMACSKLPEAELAIEQFLNRERRSQPRLRENLPIGQMLVGSYLALDALKMMLGLSIATDGKLLHLDLLGTKLTHNVVLKKPGCPHCSQKQVTGNR, from the coding sequence ATGAAATTAAATGATAGTAAGCGACTACGTCTACTAGAACACGTTGTCATTAACGTGATGCCATCAAATTGCAATGGCGAAGAAAGTATGATTTTCAATACAACACGGCGAACGCTGACAGTAAAGGGTCAAGCATTGCATGATGTAGAAAGCATTGTTTTACCATTACTAGATGGTTTCCGAACAATAGAAGAAATCCGGGCTGCGGTTGGCGAAAAGTTAACCGATTCTTCACTAAACCAATGTTTAGAGTTTTTGATGGAAAATCGCTTAGTAGAAGAGTTAATGGAGGAGAAAATTGATTTAGATCGTCGTGCTTATTTACTTCCTCAAATCAGCCTTTATCATGAACTAGGTTTTGACCAAAAGGATGTTCAAAAACACTTAGCTAACGCCAGGATTGCTGTTTTTGGACTGGGAGGTTCAGGACTAATAACAGCAATCAATTTGGCTACTGCTGGTATTGGTTTTCTGCGTTTGTGCGATGATGCCTACACAATTTCGTCAGATTCCCTGATGATGTCAAGCGGTGCCTTTCGGAGTGTAGAAGCAGGGCGACAGATTGAGTCCATTGGTGGAGTCACCCAAACTGAAATTTTCACAGATGCTTTAACTGACGACGAAACAATCAATGCTTTGCTTGATGATGTTAACCTCGTGATTGTTGCTACCGATGCCGTATCCGTAAATCTAGCTTATCGCCTCAACAGACTATGTCTGAAGATGCAACGCCCATTGCTACCCGGTGGGGCTGCTGGTGTGGAGGGAACTGTTGGTCCGCTGGTTTTTTCCCAAGATGGACCTTGCTATCTATGCTATCGGATGCGGTCTATGGCCTGTTCTAAGCTGCCAGAGGCTGAATTGGCAATTGAGCAGTTTCTCAACCGAGAACGCCGTTCACAACCACGGCTGCGCGAAAATTTGCCCATAGGACAGATGTTGGTGGGTAGTTACCTAGCGTTGGATGCATTGAAGATGATGCTGGGTTTGTCAATTGCGACTGATGGGAAATTACTGCATCTAGACTTGCTGGGAACAAAGCTGACTCATAACGTTGTTCTGAAAAAACCAGGTTGTCCGCATTGTTCACAAAAACAGGTGACAGGAAACAGGTGA
- a CDS encoding ABC transporter ATP-binding protein: MSDLQVWFEDYTRALFRSLPLLWTAAPREMLFLVAVTLLQGFLPGISVWITKLVVDTVATALTSGRELGDSILWPLVAGWVGALLLETLLYPWIFALQGNLNDKLTAHISLLLMHKADTFSDLSRFEDSSFYDELQLLQEQVSYKPLNLLENLVELSRSLVTLIVIVVLLVPLAIWIPLVIAIATIPQIVVSSQYGRTIWLTLFEKSPQARRMQYYTSVMLTDTYAKEIRLFQLGSFFMERYLQAFQSLHESMRHLRSKQAFWSSSLAVLSTLGNGFAFYWVVKKAFKGEFSPGSVLLFVQSLTYFQNNLERFVSHWLDLFENVLYMQQFFNFLDSPTPMPLSIPGKKIPTPILEGITFEKVDFSYPDGRLALQDISFTLYPGQTVAIVGENGAGKTTLVKLLTRLYDPTTGRIIVDGIDLRNLNLEQWRQQIAGVFQDFGHYALTLGENIALGNLAALERPEILRYAVEKADIVKLVDDFPSREDTPLGKQFGGTELSGGQWQKLALARAFVRQEAQLLLLDEPTAALDPRSEYDLYFRFIELAEGKTTILITHRLASVRMADRILVLKDGHLIEDGTHQELLQRGGEYTSLWNMQAQQYGIADPGI; encoded by the coding sequence ATGAGCGATTTACAAGTTTGGTTTGAAGATTACACTAGAGCTTTATTTCGCTCTTTGCCCTTGTTATGGACAGCAGCACCTAGGGAAATGTTGTTTCTGGTTGCTGTGACTTTGTTGCAGGGGTTTCTTCCCGGCATAAGTGTTTGGATTACTAAACTAGTAGTAGATACCGTAGCAACAGCTTTGACATCTGGTAGAGAATTAGGGGATTCCATTCTGTGGCCTTTGGTAGCAGGATGGGTGGGAGCTTTGCTATTGGAAACACTTCTGTATCCTTGGATATTCGCACTTCAAGGAAATCTTAATGACAAGTTAACGGCTCACATTAGTCTATTGTTAATGCATAAAGCTGATACTTTTTCAGACCTGAGCCGTTTTGAAGATTCTAGCTTCTATGATGAGCTACAACTTCTCCAAGAACAAGTTAGCTATAAGCCATTGAATTTACTGGAGAATTTAGTTGAATTAAGTCGATCTTTGGTGACTTTGATTGTCATAGTTGTGCTACTAGTTCCCCTAGCTATTTGGATACCACTAGTAATTGCGATCGCAACCATACCCCAGATAGTAGTTTCTTCACAATATGGCAGAACTATTTGGTTAACTCTATTTGAGAAGAGTCCTCAAGCTCGGAGAATGCAGTACTACACTTCGGTAATGCTCACTGACACCTATGCCAAAGAAATCAGGTTGTTTCAGCTAGGTTCGTTTTTTATGGAGCGTTATCTACAAGCATTTCAGTCTTTACATGAATCTATGCGTCATCTGCGGAGTAAACAAGCATTTTGGTCATCTAGCCTAGCTGTTCTCAGTACTTTAGGTAATGGTTTTGCTTTTTATTGGGTGGTAAAGAAGGCTTTCAAAGGAGAGTTCAGCCCAGGTAGCGTACTTCTTTTCGTACAGTCATTAACCTACTTTCAAAATAATCTAGAAAGATTTGTTAGTCATTGGCTGGATCTATTTGAAAATGTTCTTTATATGCAGCAATTTTTCAATTTTCTGGATAGCCCCACCCCAATGCCACTCAGCATACCAGGAAAGAAAATCCCCACTCCAATTCTTGAGGGTATTACTTTTGAGAAAGTTGATTTTTCTTATCCAGATGGTCGATTAGCTCTCCAGGATATTTCTTTTACTCTTTACCCAGGGCAAACTGTAGCTATAGTAGGGGAAAATGGCGCTGGTAAAACTACTTTAGTTAAGCTTTTGACTAGGTTATACGATCCCACCACAGGACGTATTATCGTCGATGGTATAGACCTCAGAAATTTGAATTTAGAGCAGTGGCGGCAGCAAATTGCTGGAGTGTTTCAAGACTTTGGTCACTATGCCCTCACCCTAGGGGAAAATATCGCTTTAGGAAACCTCGCTGCTTTAGAGCGTCCAGAAATTCTCCGATACGCAGTTGAAAAAGCCGATATTGTCAAACTAGTTGATGATTTCCCCTCAAGGGAAGATACACCGCTAGGTAAGCAGTTTGGCGGCACAGAACTTTCTGGAGGTCAGTGGCAAAAGTTAGCTCTGGCTCGCGCTTTTGTCCGCCAAGAAGCCCAACTACTACTTCTGGATGAGCCTACCGCAGCACTTGACCCCCGCAGCGAGTATGATCTCTATTTTCGCTTTATTGAGTTGGCTGAGGGCAAAACTACCATCCTCATTACCCATAGATTGGCTTCAGTGCGAATGGCTGATAGAATTTTAGTCCTCAAAGATGGTCACTTAATTGAGGACGGTACTCACCAGGAACTTTTACAGCGTGGAGGCGAATATACGTCCCTGTGGAATATGCAGGCTCAACAGTACGGCATTGCAGATCCAGGAATTTGA